AGAAGAAAAATGAGGTAACAAGATACTGGATACCAATTACCTTGTGGTCAGTACTAAAGCTGAAGTATTCTTTCCAGCTAGTTGGAGATTCGTGGTTATGCTTCTCATTAGGGAGAAGAATACCTTCAATAGGAACATTAGTCATGGTTACTTTCCTTTCAACCAGGTGAATTGACTAGAGGAGGTGCAGCAGGTGGAACTGTAACCCAACCAGTTTGGACTGATTGATTGGATGTTTGGGCATACTCAGAAGCCGCCTGATTTTTTGCTATGGATGGCTTTTGGGTTGCAGCTTGTGCTAGCCACTGCTGATAATCTTCAGGAGATTCGACAACTACATTCGCCTGCATCGTCGCAAAGTATGTACCGCTATATTGAGAATCGGTCAATCGGTATTTACCAGGGCGGATGGGAGTAAATTCAAAGTCGATCGCATGGTTGGGAATAATATCCTGCTTGAGGCGAAATGCAGGTATATAAAAGCCGTGGAGAACGTCTTGCGATTTCAATGCTAAACGTATCCGGCGATCGCTAGGTAAATGCAATTCGGTACTGGTAATATCTCTTTCTGGGTAATGAAAAACCCACGCCCACTGTTTAGCTAGTACGTCGATTTTTTCTACAGGTTCCGCTAAAGCATTAGCTGGCGAATCTTTTGGTTCTGCATAAGCCGATTCCATTCCCAATGGATTATGCAGGTGAACTATTTCCGATGGGCCTTGAATCCCCATTTGTTCGTAAACTTGGTAGCTGTAGCCCGCAATCCACAAAACTAACAGAATTGGAATTGCTGTCCAGACAACTTCTAAGGTGATATTACCTTCAATTGGGGGGCCGTCGGTGAAGTCATCTTTGATTGCTCGATGGAAGATCACAGAATACATTAAAGTACTTGTTACTCCCAAGAAGATGAAAGAACCGAGGGTTACTAAGAAGCTAATCAAATCATCAATTAGTAGGGATTCGGCTGCTGCTTGGGGGGGAAGCCAGGAGTAAGCCTGCTGCCCGATCCAGAGACTTGTAACAGTCACTGCGATCGCGCCTGTAAGCAGCGTCAAAATATTTAAAATCTTCTGGATTTTCATGGTCACTTGTACTGAGCGAAGTCGAAGTATTGGTCATTAGTCATTGGTCGTTAGTCATTGGTCATTGGTCATTGGTCATTGGTCATTAGTCAGTGGTCATTGGTTAGTAACTTTAAACAAATGACAAAGGACAATTGACAAATGACTATTTGAGTATTGTGTTTAGGTCTTGGTGCGATCGCAGCAAATTATCTGCTGTATTGTGTACGCCAAACTCGGCAGCCATTTGCGCCCCTAGTGTCCCGTGGACGTACAGAATGAACATGATTGCTATGCCTGCTAACAGATAGATCCATTGCACTTCTCTATCTGTCTGTTTATATTCTTGTTTGGCCCAAACGAAGCGCTGCCATGCTCTCCAGATGGTCAAGACAACAATCAGCGCTAATAAGAACACACCACCTACACCATGCCAAAGCATAGTTTCCATTGCCTGCAATCCCCAGGCGCTTTTTATATCAGCTGGTGGTGTTGCCAATAGCATTTCATAAAAGCCTGCTGCCACTGTGAAAAATGTGATGATGCTGGCAGCTAGCATGTTGTACCAGCCAACATCAAATAAGTTGGAACGTTCCACAGTAATTGCTAAAAATTTGAAGACCCATTTTTCAAAGGGGAACAGAACACCGACAATATCAAAGGTCATTCCAATGATGAACAAACCTATTGTCAGATGGACTAAGTTGGGATGAATGGGAATTGTGTAAGGTAATCCGTTTGCGCCTAAAGAGCCGCTCAATTGATCGATTAATTCTGAGTTCATCGCAACAGACCATCCTTTACTGCTTCCACAACTGGCACTGTATGCAATCCATACACCCAAACAAGTTCATCTCCGAGATATACTTGCAAGCCAACTATCAGGGTCAAAATTAACCCGGCTCCCAAATAATAAATTGATATTTTTTGTGGGTTACGGGCACGAATTACATAGCGCCAAGCTGTAATCGCGGTGATGATTCCTGAAAGCGACCAACCAATTAGCGTATGCAAATTTAGTACCGATTTAGCGAGGCTATAAGGTTGTGCTAAACCCGCTTCAAACTGACCAAAAAGGATCGCCACGAAGATAGCGATCGTGGCAACTAACATGTTCCACCAACTCACCTCAAAAAGACTGGATTTACCAGTAAAATAGCCAACTACGTCACAGAAAAAGGAAAACAACACCATCGCAATTACAAAGTGGACAACGATGGGATGAATCGTATCTGGATAGGGTAAATTGTGGTCGTTCAATGATGTAAAATACTCAAGCATTGTCTTCTCCTGGACATATCTACCGCACTGTGGTCAAACTTCCATGATTGATAGATACTTACTAATATCACCACAAGTATCCATCGATAATTGACCGGAATATGTTCAATATGTGCGCGGTGCAATACGCTTAATCATGTCTTAGCTTTTTGCAGCTAAATCTAATGAGCTTGCCGACAGGGAATAATTTTGATTGCGATTAACTTCCTCATGCCAATAGTCTGCAACAGCAATTCTTGATGGAGCTA
The Nostoc punctiforme PCC 73102 genome window above contains:
- a CDS encoding cytochrome c oxidase subunit II: MKIQKILNILTLLTGAIAVTVTSLWIGQQAYSWLPPQAAAESLLIDDLISFLVTLGSFIFLGVTSTLMYSVIFHRAIKDDFTDGPPIEGNITLEVVWTAIPILLVLWIAGYSYQVYEQMGIQGPSEIVHLHNPLGMESAYAEPKDSPANALAEPVEKIDVLAKQWAWVFHYPERDITSTELHLPSDRRIRLALKSQDVLHGFYIPAFRLKQDIIPNHAIDFEFTPIRPGKYRLTDSQYSGTYFATMQANVVVESPEDYQQWLAQAATQKPSIAKNQAASEYAQTSNQSVQTGWVTVPPAAPPLVNSPG
- a CDS encoding DUF2231 domain-containing protein, whose product is MNSELIDQLSGSLGANGLPYTIPIHPNLVHLTIGLFIIGMTFDIVGVLFPFEKWVFKFLAITVERSNLFDVGWYNMLAASIITFFTVAAGFYEMLLATPPADIKSAWGLQAMETMLWHGVGGVFLLALIVVLTIWRAWQRFVWAKQEYKQTDREVQWIYLLAGIAIMFILYVHGTLGAQMAAEFGVHNTADNLLRSHQDLNTILK
- a CDS encoding DUF2231 domain-containing protein; its protein translation is MLEYFTSLNDHNLPYPDTIHPIVVHFVIAMVLFSFFCDVVGYFTGKSSLFEVSWWNMLVATIAIFVAILFGQFEAGLAQPYSLAKSVLNLHTLIGWSLSGIITAITAWRYVIRARNPQKISIYYLGAGLILTLIVGLQVYLGDELVWVYGLHTVPVVEAVKDGLLR